A portion of the Acidisarcina polymorpha genome contains these proteins:
- a CDS encoding glycine betaine ABC transporter substrate-binding protein yields MIRLLKGPLAALPPGILLLAFLWLGACSPPRPNRPVIGAKNFTEQVILGELLAQEIEAKSGLKVERRFYLAGSYIAQQALAAGRIDGYVEYTGTALTAILKQPVDKNPKSSLATVTRLYRERYKVDVTAPLGFENTFAMVIRGEDAKRLGIQTLSEATRYASQWRLGVGYEFEERPDGLRGLSAAYGLRFDGSPRTMDLGLLYRALNSKQVDIVAGNSTDGPIQAFGLAVLRDDKHYFPPYQAVPLVREEALERWPQMRAAFTALAGQISAEEMQAMNNAVDGQHRDPAAVVREFRSRKGL; encoded by the coding sequence ATGATACGTCTCTTGAAAGGCCCGCTGGCAGCTTTGCCGCCAGGGATCCTGTTGCTAGCCTTTCTTTGGCTGGGGGCTTGTTCTCCTCCCCGGCCGAATCGGCCGGTTATTGGCGCCAAAAACTTTACCGAACAGGTGATTCTGGGGGAACTGCTAGCTCAGGAGATCGAAGCCAAGAGCGGCCTGAAGGTGGAGCGGCGCTTCTATCTTGCGGGTAGCTACATCGCCCAGCAGGCGCTGGCCGCCGGCCGTATCGACGGCTACGTGGAGTACACCGGTACGGCGTTGACGGCGATATTGAAGCAGCCGGTCGACAAGAATCCGAAATCATCTCTGGCGACCGTCACTCGCCTCTACCGCGAGCGCTACAAGGTCGACGTCACTGCGCCGCTGGGATTCGAAAATACGTTCGCGATGGTCATTCGCGGAGAGGACGCCAAGCGGCTCGGGATCCAGACGCTGAGCGAGGCGACCCGTTATGCATCGCAGTGGCGGCTGGGCGTCGGCTACGAATTCGAGGAGCGGCCGGACGGCTTGCGCGGGCTTTCCGCCGCCTACGGATTGCGGTTCGACGGATCACCGAGAACCATGGATCTCGGTCTGCTCTATCGCGCTCTCAACTCCAAGCAGGTGGACATTGTCGCCGGGAATTCGACGGATGGGCCAATCCAGGCATTCGGACTTGCAGTGCTGCGGGACGACAAGCATTATTTTCCGCCGTATCAAGCGGTTCCACTGGTGCGAGAGGAAGCGCTTGAGCGCTGGCCGCAGATGCGGGCGGCGTTTACGGCTCTGGCAGGGCAGATTTCAGCCGAAGAGATGCAGGCGATGAACAATGCGGTAGATGGCCAGCATCGCGACCCGGCGGCCGTTGTCCGGGAATTCCGAAGCCGTAAGGGGCTTTAG
- a CDS encoding ATP-binding protein, producing the protein MTKRTKRGPNNSESTGRIGQELPIDQPKPLRPAYPEAYQEQGPVEIHHEDQPVASEGLAPEEPLLEVASVEELPGEAVPDLSGTLADAVTTNVEPELPTPTGPVTAASDAAAFPEGKVVVETQPESLGVPPPELSGVKSPRGYVVLTIGLPGSGKTTWFKRRGVTPLSSDMLRSILFDDITEQRYQGLVFSTLRSLLRARLIAKMPWNYVDATNLSPHERRQWIKMAKSFGYDVQAVFFDVPFEVCMERNSRRERNVNEESMRKMADRLRPPSFKEGFSKITVVRVKSPSAAEGEASGGIV; encoded by the coding sequence ATGACAAAACGCACGAAGCGTGGGCCGAACAATTCGGAGTCCACTGGAAGAATTGGCCAGGAGTTGCCGATCGATCAACCTAAGCCTTTGCGGCCCGCTTATCCGGAGGCTTATCAGGAGCAGGGTCCCGTGGAAATACATCATGAAGATCAACCAGTAGCAAGCGAAGGGTTGGCGCCGGAAGAACCGCTGTTGGAGGTGGCGAGCGTTGAGGAATTGCCGGGTGAGGCGGTCCCTGACCTCAGTGGCACACTCGCGGACGCCGTAACCACCAATGTTGAGCCTGAACTGCCGACACCGACCGGACCGGTGACAGCCGCCTCTGATGCCGCTGCATTTCCGGAAGGGAAAGTCGTTGTGGAGACCCAGCCGGAGTCGCTCGGGGTGCCGCCGCCAGAGCTCTCGGGCGTCAAGAGTCCTCGAGGCTACGTAGTGCTCACCATCGGTCTTCCTGGTTCGGGCAAGACGACGTGGTTCAAGCGCCGCGGAGTCACGCCGCTCTCCAGCGACATGCTGCGCAGCATCCTCTTTGATGACATCACTGAACAGCGCTACCAGGGGCTCGTCTTTTCGACGCTGCGCTCGCTTTTGCGGGCCAGACTGATCGCGAAGATGCCGTGGAACTACGTGGACGCGACCAATCTGTCACCCCACGAGCGCCGTCAATGGATCAAGATGGCGAAGAGCTTCGGCTATGACGTGCAGGCGGTCTTCTTCGATGTTCCGTTCGAGGTCTGCATGGAGCGGAACAGCCGTCGTGAGCGCAATGTCAACGAGGAGTCCATGCGGAAGATGGCGGACCGTCTGCGGCCACCCAGCTTCAAAGAGGGCTTCTCGAAGATCACGGTAGTGCGGGTGAAGAGTCCGTCGGCTGCCGAGGGCGAAGCGTCAGGCGGTATTGTCTAG
- a CDS encoding carbonic anhydrase: MLNPGFPSRRTFLFSTGATLLASTLARRSAFAALADGPAPASRVDADQALQLLVAGNQRFVDGKITHPGRTPDDFKPLAAGQFPIAAIVSCADSRVAPEILFDQGIGDLFIIRVAGNYIDGAGASVKGSIEYAVAELNVPLIMVLGHSQCGAVKAAIKHIHDHDALPGAINVMVNSIKPAVIESQGKPGDPLQNAIEANVHRGVVKLNTLEPVVAPALKSGKLKVVGGTYDLATGKVMMLS; encoded by the coding sequence ATGCTGAACCCTGGTTTTCCGTCCCGCCGCACTTTCCTGTTCTCTACCGGCGCAACGTTGTTGGCTTCGACCCTGGCCCGCCGTTCCGCCTTCGCTGCACTGGCTGACGGTCCTGCTCCGGCCTCTCGAGTGGACGCCGACCAGGCTCTCCAGCTTCTGGTTGCGGGTAACCAGCGTTTCGTTGATGGAAAGATCACCCACCCCGGTCGGACCCCGGACGACTTCAAGCCGCTCGCCGCCGGACAATTTCCGATCGCCGCAATCGTCAGTTGTGCCGACTCCCGAGTAGCGCCAGAGATCCTCTTCGATCAGGGCATCGGCGATCTCTTCATCATCCGGGTCGCAGGCAACTACATCGATGGCGCCGGAGCTTCGGTCAAGGGCAGCATCGAATATGCTGTCGCCGAGTTAAATGTCCCGCTCATCATGGTCCTCGGCCATAGCCAATGCGGCGCGGTGAAGGCAGCGATCAAGCACATCCATGACCATGATGCGCTTCCTGGCGCCATCAACGTGATGGTGAACAGCATCAAGCCCGCAGTGATCGAAAGCCAGGGCAAACCCGGCGACCCGCTTCAGAATGCGATCGAAGCCAACGTCCATCGCGGCGTCGTCAAACTCAATACCCTAGAGCCAGTCGTCGCTCCGGCATTGAAGTCCGGCAAACTCAAGGTAGTCGGCGGCACCTATGATCTCGCAACCGGCAAAGTGATGATGCTGAGCTAG
- the gap gene encoding type I glyceraldehyde-3-phosphate dehydrogenase codes for MAVKVGINGFGRIGRNVFRAALGNPEIEFVAVNDLTGPKTLAHLLKYDSILGNLKNEIVAGEDFISVDGKKIKVYAEKDPAKLDWASVGAQIVVESTGHFTDAEKAKAHLGATVKKVIISAPATNEDVTLVLGVNEGKYDPAKHHVISNASCTTNCLAPVAKVLQDTFGIVSGIMTTIHSYTNDQVILDFPHKDLRRARAAAINLIPTSTGAAKALKLVIPELAGKLDGFAIRVPTPNVSIVDLTFTTEKPVSIESINAAVKAASEGPMKGILGYESGELVSSDFKGDGRSSIFDAPLTKVVGDKTAKVISWYDNEWGYSSRVVDLISLLVAKGL; via the coding sequence ATGGCGGTAAAAGTTGGAATCAATGGCTTTGGACGGATCGGGCGGAACGTCTTTCGTGCGGCTCTCGGGAATCCGGAGATTGAATTTGTCGCTGTCAATGACCTTACCGGCCCCAAGACCCTGGCCCATCTGCTCAAGTATGACTCCATCCTCGGCAATCTCAAGAACGAGATCGTTGCCGGCGAGGACTTTATTTCAGTCGATGGAAAAAAAATTAAGGTGTACGCCGAGAAAGATCCCGCGAAGCTGGACTGGGCCTCAGTAGGCGCCCAGATCGTGGTCGAGTCGACCGGCCATTTCACCGATGCTGAAAAGGCAAAGGCCCACCTCGGGGCAACGGTCAAGAAGGTCATCATCTCCGCCCCGGCAACTAACGAAGACGTCACCCTGGTGCTCGGCGTCAACGAAGGCAAGTATGACCCGGCCAAGCACCACGTAATCTCCAATGCCTCGTGCACCACAAATTGCCTGGCCCCGGTCGCGAAGGTGCTGCAGGACACCTTCGGCATCGTCTCCGGCATCATGACCACGATTCACAGCTACACCAACGATCAGGTCATCCTCGACTTCCCGCATAAGGACCTCCGTCGCGCCCGCGCTGCCGCCATCAACCTGATTCCCACCTCGACCGGCGCCGCCAAGGCGCTCAAACTGGTCATTCCGGAACTGGCGGGCAAGCTCGATGGCTTCGCGATTCGTGTCCCCACTCCGAACGTTTCAATCGTCGATCTCACCTTCACCACCGAGAAGCCGGTCAGCATTGAGAGCATTAACGCCGCGGTTAAGGCTGCTTCGGAAGGCCCGATGAAGGGTATTCTGGGCTATGAATCGGGCGAGCTCGTCTCGAGCGATTTCAAGGGCGACGGCCGTTCTTCCATCTTCGACGCACCGCTCACCAAGGTCGTCGGCGACAAGACGGCAAAGGTCATCAGCTGGTATGACAACGAATGGGGTTACTCTTCCCGCGTTGTCGATCTGATCAGCCTGCTGGTCGCCAAAGGACTATAA
- a CDS encoding DUF3011 domain-containing protein encodes MPTVRLSFVRILLIASCLILTVAASAQTITCSSDDMGRHVCRANTSNGVQMVRQRSGSACTQGYSWGYDQGGIWVDHGCRADFALGGGSAAPPAQAQMQPNDAMRLCKNTASGRLPGVPLAFISTYRGTDADSNTYMINFHAQPPGGQSSSGFCIISKNGRLQNFQFDPRSNNNAGASNSGGQTPQDAMRSCKNAVSARLPNVPLAFIQVDQPRVNGGSLLVNFRASPPNGQAASGSCDVFKNGRVNLQFR; translated from the coding sequence ATGCCTACTGTTCGTCTTTCGTTTGTTCGTATTTTGTTGATAGCTAGCTGCCTGATTCTTACCGTCGCTGCTTCAGCCCAGACCATAACCTGTTCCTCCGATGACATGGGCAGGCATGTTTGCCGTGCCAATACTTCGAATGGCGTCCAAATGGTCCGGCAGCGCAGTGGTTCGGCCTGTACCCAAGGCTATTCGTGGGGATACGACCAGGGCGGCATCTGGGTCGATCACGGGTGCCGCGCCGACTTTGCCCTGGGCGGAGGGAGCGCCGCGCCACCCGCGCAGGCGCAGATGCAGCCAAACGATGCCATGCGGCTCTGCAAAAACACGGCCAGCGGTCGTCTTCCTGGAGTGCCTCTCGCCTTTATCAGCACCTACCGCGGCACCGATGCCGACAGCAATACCTACATGATTAACTTCCACGCTCAGCCTCCCGGCGGTCAGAGTTCATCCGGCTTCTGCATCATCTCCAAGAATGGAAGGTTGCAGAACTTCCAGTTTGACCCGCGATCCAACAACAATGCCGGGGCCAGCAATTCCGGCGGACAAACCCCCCAGGATGCCATGCGCTCCTGCAAGAACGCCGTGAGCGCACGCCTGCCCAATGTCCCGCTCGCCTTCATCCAGGTCGACCAGCCTAGAGTCAACGGCGGCAGCTTGCTCGTCAACTTCCGCGCCTCCCCGCCGAACGGCCAAGCAGCAAGCGGCTCATGCGACGTCTTCAAGAACGGACGAGTGAATCTGCAATTCCGGTAA
- a CDS encoding ABC transporter permease, with the protein MKDFLAQHASEIGTLTLEHLWLTGSAMLIAALIGIPTGILLTRYGQWAKPVLGFANILQTIPSLALFGFLLPLPWLGESAARIAIVALIAYALLPIIRNTYAGIQGIDPALSDVAKALGMSNMQRLLKVELPLSASFILAGLRTATVICVGIATIAAAVGAGGLGEFIFRGVASVDNRLVLAGAVPAAGLALAADGLLGLLERWVRVPAAGRS; encoded by the coding sequence ATGAAAGACTTTCTCGCACAGCATGCGTCGGAGATCGGGACGCTAACGCTTGAGCATCTCTGGCTGACCGGCTCGGCGATGCTGATTGCTGCTCTAATTGGAATTCCGACAGGGATTCTGCTGACGCGCTACGGGCAGTGGGCGAAGCCGGTTCTTGGATTTGCCAACATCCTGCAGACGATCCCCAGCCTGGCGCTGTTTGGGTTTTTGCTGCCGCTCCCTTGGCTTGGAGAGAGTGCAGCCCGGATCGCCATTGTTGCCCTCATCGCTTATGCGCTGCTGCCGATTATTCGGAATACGTATGCGGGCATCCAGGGGATCGACCCGGCACTTTCTGATGTTGCGAAGGCACTCGGAATGAGCAACATGCAACGCCTGTTGAAGGTGGAGCTTCCACTTTCCGCTTCGTTCATTCTGGCTGGATTGAGGACCGCGACGGTGATTTGCGTCGGCATTGCCACGATCGCGGCGGCGGTAGGGGCGGGTGGTTTGGGAGAATTCATTTTTCGGGGCGTGGCGTCGGTAGATAACCGCTTAGTGCTGGCGGGCGCGGTGCCGGCGGCGGGTCTGGCGCTGGCGGCGGATGGGTTGCTGGGCCTGCTGGAGCGATGGGTGCGGGTTCCTGCAGCAGGACGCTCGTGA
- a CDS encoding ribulokinase: MAIVAGVDFGTLSVRVTLLDSERGRLGTASAEYPLKRKREDPNFATQSHTDQMDALVEAMLKVVEEAGIKGDEIESIGIDTTGSSVIPVGENLEPLDDYYLWCDHRALEEARQITELAHQERFEGIDWCGGVYSHEWGFAKLLHWLRHNPEKRDKLVTALENCDMVAATLCGVTDPGQLKRSACAMGHKWMWNPKWGGLPPQEFLSKVDPLFDGIRAKLGGEYLTSDKLAGHLSSAWAEVMGLRAGIPIPVAAFDAHWDAIGAECREGDVVNVVGTSTCIIAMSHKSTLVPGVCGVVPGSVHPAFTGIEAGLSATGDIFEAIARRAGTDVKRLSQGLETYRAGQTGLLRLSWDNGDRTVLVNSELGGVTLGWNLIHTAQDELFAAIEGTAFHTRIILERMAENGVPVERVINAGGIPQHNAVLNQVYANVLNKPILVPDGMPTSLGSGIFALLAAGAFSTIEEAQEKMCLKHKTFHPEPESVKVYERLFHHYRDVYFALGSRGAAAVKLGDVLPDLKKIAAAVEASTRG; this comes from the coding sequence GTGGCGATCGTAGCGGGCGTGGACTTTGGTACTTTGAGCGTGCGGGTAACGTTGCTGGACAGCGAGCGAGGGCGGCTCGGCACCGCGTCTGCCGAATACCCTTTGAAGCGCAAGCGGGAAGATCCCAACTTTGCTACTCAATCTCACACCGACCAGATGGATGCCCTGGTGGAGGCAATGCTTAAGGTGGTCGAAGAGGCAGGTATCAAGGGCGATGAGATCGAGTCGATTGGGATCGATACCACCGGATCGAGCGTCATTCCTGTCGGAGAAAACCTCGAGCCCCTCGACGACTATTACCTATGGTGCGACCACCGCGCTTTGGAAGAAGCACGGCAGATTACCGAGTTGGCGCATCAGGAGAGGTTCGAGGGAATCGACTGGTGCGGTGGCGTCTACTCGCACGAATGGGGATTCGCCAAACTGCTGCATTGGCTTCGACACAATCCGGAGAAACGAGACAAGCTGGTCACCGCGCTCGAAAACTGCGACATGGTGGCTGCTACCCTGTGCGGCGTTACTGATCCTGGCCAGCTCAAACGCAGCGCCTGCGCGATGGGCCATAAGTGGATGTGGAATCCGAAGTGGGGTGGCTTGCCGCCGCAAGAGTTTCTCTCGAAGGTCGATCCGCTGTTCGATGGCATTCGGGCCAAGTTAGGAGGAGAGTATCTCACTTCCGATAAGCTGGCCGGCCATCTTTCATCGGCCTGGGCCGAGGTGATGGGCCTGCGCGCCGGTATTCCTATCCCGGTCGCGGCCTTCGATGCGCACTGGGATGCCATCGGCGCCGAGTGCCGCGAAGGCGATGTTGTCAACGTAGTCGGCACCTCCACCTGCATCATCGCAATGAGCCACAAATCGACCCTCGTTCCCGGAGTTTGTGGTGTGGTCCCGGGCAGCGTACATCCGGCCTTCACGGGAATCGAAGCGGGTCTCTCCGCCACCGGAGACATCTTCGAGGCCATCGCCAGACGTGCCGGCACGGACGTCAAGCGGCTCTCGCAGGGACTCGAGACGTACCGGGCCGGGCAGACCGGGCTGCTTCGTCTGAGCTGGGATAACGGCGACCGAACGGTGTTGGTCAACTCCGAATTGGGCGGCGTGACGCTCGGCTGGAACCTGATTCACACCGCACAGGACGAACTCTTCGCTGCCATCGAAGGCACTGCATTTCACACCCGGATCATCCTCGAGCGAATGGCCGAGAATGGAGTGCCGGTCGAGCGGGTGATTAATGCGGGCGGCATCCCGCAGCACAATGCGGTGTTGAACCAGGTCTACGCGAATGTGCTCAACAAACCAATCCTGGTGCCCGATGGCATGCCTACCAGCCTGGGCTCCGGGATATTCGCTTTGCTGGCAGCGGGTGCGTTTTCTACGATTGAAGAAGCCCAGGAGAAGATGTGCCTTAAGCACAAGACCTTCCATCCGGAGCCAGAATCGGTGAAGGTCTACGAGAGGCTCTTCCACCATTATCGCGACGTATACTTTGCGCTGGGAAGCCGCGGCGCCGCTGCCGTGAAGTTGGGAGACGTGTTGCCGGATCTGAAGAAGATCGCGGCAGCAGTGGAGGCTTCTACAAGAGGTTGA
- a CDS encoding DinB family protein → MNELERTLVGDSAAAPPAYILEDLDEDLAHRHAPGAPRSIYEELWHIVYWQQMTLEWISGKETPYPEQASISFPEEQDVKKEGWDDLRERFFDGVLKAAAATRDAHELEVVVRCPSPPGSPVRTMTVREQLESLTAHNAYHFGRIVLLRQILGSWPPASAAV, encoded by the coding sequence ATGAACGAACTGGAACGGACACTGGTCGGGGACAGCGCGGCTGCGCCACCCGCGTACATCCTCGAAGATCTGGATGAGGACTTAGCGCATCGCCATGCTCCCGGTGCGCCGCGCAGTATCTACGAGGAGCTTTGGCACATAGTTTATTGGCAGCAGATGACTCTGGAATGGATTTCCGGGAAAGAGACTCCTTATCCGGAGCAAGCCTCCATCAGCTTTCCCGAAGAGCAGGATGTGAAGAAGGAAGGTTGGGATGATCTGCGTGAACGCTTCTTTGATGGTGTGCTCAAGGCAGCGGCGGCGACGCGAGACGCCCATGAATTGGAGGTAGTGGTACGGTGCCCCTCGCCTCCGGGATCGCCAGTGCGAACCATGACGGTCCGCGAGCAACTCGAGAGCCTCACGGCCCACAATGCCTATCATTTCGGGCGCATCGTCCTGCTGCGGCAGATCCTTGGGTCATGGCCTCCGGCATCCGCAGCGGTTTAG
- a CDS encoding APC family permease, protein MAEAVSGVEHGLKRELRLRDLVPMQILLLVGATWSGIAARQGSTHTVLWLAGILFFFLPQAVVVTYCARLWPLEGGIYQWAKFALGPKVAFLSAWNYAIYAILTVSGLGIQVATSLSYALGPRAAWMAESRRLTFSIDALLFGTMLAINVPGMRLGRWVAGFGSGVMGLLVLTLAVLLVWHPGASAAHPHISTQPPFALAWPLLSLLTLNLYVKVAFNAYSGLEQVAVFAGETRDAGRAILLSAWIAAPAVVVIYALMTGSMLTYVPSSRIDLAGPIPQVLAAALGQGIGVWLGRVMILALTLFTICSYTIIMAETSRLPMVAGWDSLLPEWFTRLNARFRTPVRSLCVIVALAALASVLASLDTGREEAFQLLQTSGQLSFGLYYCAMFAVPLFTGSRFGPRPGLWLILCAVSGLVITIVQCVLATVPIVEVASTWTFGAKVAATALATNLIGLAVYWRGRRSVAEIS, encoded by the coding sequence TTGGCCGAAGCGGTGTCGGGTGTGGAGCATGGCCTGAAGCGGGAACTGCGGCTCCGCGATCTGGTTCCGATGCAGATTCTCCTGCTGGTAGGGGCGACATGGTCGGGAATTGCCGCCCGGCAAGGCTCGACTCATACAGTGCTATGGCTGGCGGGGATTCTCTTCTTCTTTCTTCCGCAGGCAGTGGTGGTCACTTATTGTGCGCGGCTATGGCCGCTCGAGGGCGGCATCTATCAGTGGGCGAAGTTCGCTCTGGGCCCGAAGGTGGCTTTCCTCAGCGCCTGGAACTATGCCATCTATGCGATTCTCACGGTCTCGGGGCTTGGCATCCAGGTCGCCACCAGCTTGAGCTATGCGCTGGGTCCACGCGCGGCGTGGATGGCCGAGAGCCGTAGGCTCACCTTTTCTATCGATGCTCTGCTCTTCGGTACGATGCTGGCAATCAATGTGCCTGGCATGCGTCTCGGACGATGGGTCGCGGGCTTCGGTTCGGGCGTGATGGGATTGCTCGTCTTGACCCTTGCAGTCCTGCTGGTGTGGCACCCCGGCGCGAGCGCAGCGCACCCTCATATCAGCACGCAGCCGCCATTTGCCCTGGCATGGCCGCTCTTGTCTTTGTTGACCTTGAATCTGTATGTCAAAGTTGCCTTCAATGCTTATTCGGGATTGGAGCAGGTGGCAGTCTTCGCCGGGGAGACCAGAGATGCGGGACGCGCGATCTTGCTCTCGGCCTGGATCGCTGCGCCGGCGGTAGTCGTGATCTATGCGCTGATGACCGGCTCCATGTTGACCTACGTGCCGTCGTCCAGGATCGATTTGGCGGGGCCGATTCCGCAAGTGCTCGCGGCTGCCCTGGGTCAGGGAATCGGCGTGTGGCTGGGACGAGTGATGATTCTTGCGCTGACTCTGTTCACAATTTGTTCCTACACCATCATCATGGCCGAGACCAGCCGGTTGCCCATGGTGGCTGGTTGGGACTCGCTGTTGCCGGAGTGGTTTACCCGGCTGAATGCGCGCTTTCGCACTCCGGTACGGAGCTTATGCGTGATCGTTGCGCTGGCCGCCCTGGCGAGCGTTCTCGCCAGCCTCGACACCGGCCGCGAGGAAGCCTTTCAATTGCTCCAAACCAGCGGCCAGCTTTCGTTTGGCTTGTACTACTGCGCGATGTTTGCGGTGCCGCTTTTTACCGGGTCCCGATTTGGACCGCGCCCGGGCCTGTGGCTCATCCTTTGCGCGGTGTCGGGTTTGGTCATCACGATCGTGCAATGCGTCTTGGCGACTGTCCCGATCGTTGAGGTTGCGAGTACCTGGACCTTCGGCGCCAAGGTGGCGGCGACTGCGCTGGCAACCAATCTGATCGGGCTGGCGGTTTACTGGCGGGGGCGCAGATCGGTAGCAGAGATTTCCTGA
- a CDS encoding DinB family protein — translation MPEATIEPWLRGTLTEVNAVHRGVLHALQLAEEDVARWCGELSDTEIHERPFNLPSVGFQIRHIARSLDRLLTYAEGEDLSAEQLTALKAEMEADATREAIFAEFNQAIAEAKRRVVALLAVDLNRSRTVGRKRLPTSVGGLLVHIADHSQRHVGQAITTAKVVRAPR, via the coding sequence ATGCCGGAAGCCACAATTGAACCCTGGCTGCGGGGAACTCTCACCGAGGTGAACGCGGTCCATCGTGGAGTTTTGCATGCCTTGCAATTGGCTGAAGAAGACGTGGCCAGGTGGTGCGGCGAACTCTCGGATACCGAAATCCATGAGCGGCCGTTCAATTTGCCATCTGTTGGTTTTCAGATCCGGCATATCGCCCGCAGCCTGGACCGGCTGCTGACCTATGCTGAAGGCGAAGATCTCTCTGCCGAACAACTGACAGCGCTGAAGGCGGAAATGGAGGCAGATGCGACCCGCGAAGCTATCTTTGCTGAATTCAATCAGGCGATCGCCGAGGCAAAAAGACGAGTGGTAGCGCTGCTGGCTGTCGATCTCAATCGATCTCGAACTGTGGGGAGGAAGCGACTACCAACCAGTGTTGGCGGCCTTCTGGTTCACATCGCGGACCACAGCCAACGTCACGTCGGGCAGGCGATCACGACGGCGAAAGTTGTGAGGGCTCCGCGCTAA
- a CDS encoding aldo/keto reductase has product MARYSRRDFLRTGLAAGALASAGTLRLRAQPQTATDWVTLGKSDVKVTRLAFGTGSFSGKVQRDLGQAQFTKLVRYAHERGIRFFETAESYGGMHEMLGVALKGVPRDSYRLMSKVTTRPGVDPQAKIDELRKLANTEYFDIMLLHWQHTSTWPSDTAKWQDGIMEAQNKKAVVARGASVHGLPALRQVPEMKWLDVAMIRVNHKGTRMDAEDYDTEGLGNVPEVVTHVKQTRQQGTGIISMKLVGEGTFNREDRQKAMKFAFKNAGVDCVTVGYKNNAEIDEAIDNLNLALA; this is encoded by the coding sequence ATGGCCCGCTACTCAAGACGAGATTTTCTACGAACGGGACTGGCCGCGGGGGCTCTCGCGAGTGCTGGCACTCTGCGGCTGCGAGCTCAGCCTCAAACCGCGACCGATTGGGTGACGCTCGGTAAATCCGATGTGAAGGTGACCCGGCTCGCCTTTGGCACCGGCAGCTTCAGCGGCAAGGTGCAGCGCGATCTGGGACAGGCGCAGTTCACCAAGCTGGTTCGCTATGCCCATGAGCGGGGCATTCGCTTCTTCGAGACGGCTGAGTCGTATGGTGGCATGCACGAGATGCTGGGTGTTGCCTTGAAGGGAGTTCCACGGGACAGCTATCGGCTGATGTCGAAGGTGACTACCCGACCCGGCGTCGATCCGCAGGCGAAGATCGATGAACTACGCAAGCTGGCGAACACCGAGTATTTTGACATTATGCTGCTGCACTGGCAGCATACCTCCACCTGGCCATCCGATACTGCCAAGTGGCAGGACGGCATCATGGAAGCCCAGAACAAGAAGGCAGTCGTGGCGCGCGGAGCGTCGGTGCACGGGCTGCCGGCCTTACGGCAAGTGCCGGAGATGAAGTGGCTCGATGTGGCGATGATCCGCGTGAATCACAAGGGGACGCGCATGGACGCCGAGGACTATGACACCGAGGGGCTTGGGAACGTCCCTGAAGTTGTCACCCACGTCAAACAAACCCGCCAACAAGGCACCGGCATTATCAGCATGAAGCTGGTCGGCGAGGGAACTTTCAACCGCGAAGACCGGCAGAAGGCGATGAAGTTTGCCTTCAAGAACGCTGGCGTTGATTGTGTGACGGTCGGCTACAAGAATAACGCCGAGATCGACGAGGCTATCGATAATCTGAATCTGGCGCTCGCATAA
- a CDS encoding ATP-binding cassette domain-containing protein, with protein MPDAAIEFRDVTFKTPQNRVLLDKINLTISSGSTVAILGRSGSGKTTLLRTVNRMVEPTSGEVLVEGKPITASDPVMLRRGIGYVVQETGLFPHFKIERNIGTVLELAGKPKSEIEDRSRQLMQMVGLDAGKFAGRYPHQLSGGQRQRVGLARALAADPPVLLMDEPFGALDPLTRAEMQDVLRELMAGLKKTILLVTHDLDEAMYLASRILLIEDGRVAADLESGEFLNSKIPQVSAYTKAVHRGDESAAGQPR; from the coding sequence ATGCCAGACGCGGCCATCGAGTTCCGGGACGTCACCTTCAAGACGCCGCAAAACCGCGTACTGCTGGATAAGATCAACCTGACAATTTCCTCGGGGAGCACTGTGGCCATCCTGGGCCGCAGCGGGTCTGGCAAAACCACGTTATTACGCACTGTCAACCGGATGGTGGAGCCGACTTCCGGCGAGGTGCTGGTCGAGGGCAAGCCAATAACCGCGAGCGACCCGGTTATGCTGCGACGCGGGATTGGCTACGTCGTCCAGGAGACCGGGCTATTTCCCCACTTCAAAATCGAGCGCAACATCGGCACCGTGCTCGAGCTTGCGGGCAAGCCCAAGAGTGAGATCGAAGATCGATCGCGGCAGCTGATGCAGATGGTCGGGCTGGATGCGGGGAAGTTTGCCGGCCGCTACCCGCACCAGCTCTCCGGAGGCCAACGTCAGCGGGTGGGCCTGGCGCGGGCGCTGGCCGCCGATCCTCCGGTGCTGTTGATGGATGAGCCCTTCGGCGCGCTTGATCCGCTGACTCGCGCGGAGATGCAGGATGTGCTGCGCGAGCTGATGGCGGGCCTGAAAAAAACCATCCTGCTGGTGACGCACGACCTCGATGAGGCGATGTACCTGGCGTCGCGAATTCTGCTGATTGAAGACGGACGGGTGGCTGCCGATCTGGAGAGCGGCGAGTTCCTGAATTCAAAAATCCCGCAAGTTTCTGCCTATACAAAGGCCGTCCACCGCGGCGATGAATCGGCAGCGGGGCAGCCGCGATGA